A single Saccopteryx bilineata isolate mSacBil1 chromosome 7, mSacBil1_pri_phased_curated, whole genome shotgun sequence DNA region contains:
- the CASP7 gene encoding caspase-7 yields the protein MADDQGSVGQQEARDSASEDEVDARPDRSSFVSSLLQRKKKNDSGKSVPLGRTRDREPDYEYNMAFEKMGECIIINNKNFHESTEMSVRTGTDKDAENLRKCFLDLGFNVVVHNDCSRAKMLEVLKNASEEDHGKSACFACVLLSHGEEDFIYGTDGKIAIKDLTIHFRGDRCKSLLGKPKLFFIQACQGTEVDDGIQADSGPINDSDASAQSKIPREADFLFAHSTVPGYYAWRCSEKGSWFIQALCSNLNKHGKRLEILQILTRVNHTVARDFQSRSEDPHFNEKKQIPCMVSMLTKELYFSSAQQGCH from the exons ATGGCAGATGATCAGGGCTCCGTTGGGCAGCAGGAAGCCAGGGATTCAGCAAGCGAAGATGAGGTCGATGCCAGGCCCGACCGGTCCTCGTTTGTCTCATCACTCCTCCA gaggaagaagaagaatgacTCTGGGAAATCAGTCCCGCTCGGGCGCACCCGGGACCGAGAGCCTGATTATGAATATAACATGGCTTTTGAGAAGATGGGCGAATGCATCATAATAAACAACAAGAACTTCCACGAATCAACAG AAATGAGCGTCCGGACAGGAACGGACAAAGATGCCGAGAACCTTCGCAAATGCTTCCTAGACCTGGGTTTCAACGTGGTCGTCCATAATGACTGCTCTCGTGCCAAGATGCTAGAAGTGCTGAAAAACG CTTCCGAGGAGGACCACGGAAAGTCAGCCTGCTTCGCCTGCGTCTTACTAAGCCACGGAGAAGAAGACTTTATTTATGGAACAGACGGCAAGATAGCAATCAAGGACTTGACGATCCACTTTCGCGGGGACAGATGCAAATCCCTCTTAGGGAAACCCAAACTCTTTTTCATTCAG GCATGCCAGGGGACAGAGGTCGATGACGGGATCCAGGCTGACTCAGGGCCCATCAACGACTCAGATGCCAGTGCCCAGTCCAAGATCCCACGGGAGGCTGACTTTCTCTTCGCCCATTCCACGGTTCCAG GCTATTACGCGTGGCGGTGCTCAGAGAAAGGCTCGTGGTTCATTCAGGCCCTCTGCTCCAACCTGAACAAGCACGGGAAGAGGCTGGAGATCTTGCAGATCCTCACCCGAGTGAACCACACCGTGGCCAGGGACTTCCAGTCTCGGTCCGAGGACCCGCACTTCAACGAGAAGAAGCAGATCCCCTGCATGGTGTCCATGCTCACCAAGGAGCTGTACTTCTCCTCGGCACAGCAGGGGTGCCATTGA